The following are from one region of the Rhodopirellula sp. P2 genome:
- a CDS encoding DUF1553 domain-containing protein — protein sequence MSSHLRADVDYDADIKPLFQEKCGSCHGVLQQEGGLRLDAGSLIRGDHDPNGLLDFKQPSESELIRRVTSSDPDERMPPAGEGTPLSAQQLEQLTRWIELGAPSPPDEVIMESPSQHWAYQAPTQPKLATDVPEPWSANPIDALMFVQWRQSGLAPVPPADPAIALRRLHLDVTGLPPTRADQTEFAADSSSEAWQARVDRLLDDPAYGEKWGRHWMDVWRYSDWDGYKNELRGSQRHIWHWRDWIIESLNVDKGYDQMIHEMVAGDEIAPEDLDVLRATGFLVRNFHKSNRDIWLDATVEHTAKAFLGMTIACARCHDHKYDPISQQEYYAFRAIFQPHQVRTERLPGEPDTAKLGLPRVYDADLNVPTYLYIQGNEKNPDKDHPIAPSVPEIVEVPFAIAPVALPELASNPFLRDYIEAEEMAAAEQKLQSALKSQQSSGDKQDSIKRQQLTVAEANLKSVRQRWAATKAKFASTNSNHDESAADQTSPKDLAVQAAKSERTLRFQQALLDVLKQRNAVATAKDSKETDETKKKSALDAANKKLAELEKKLVDASVQLVAQDGKFTPVGKSYPTTSSGRRTALAHWITNPQNPLTARVAINHIWTRYFGQPLVPNLDDFGLRSPHPLHHELLDWLAVELVENNWSMKHIHRLIVQSRTYQLASSASQDSETAFAKNAEIDPDNLQLWRANARRLEAELVRDNLLSIAGTLDRSRGGPDIDFKKGETTLRRSVYFRHAYEKQMPMLVIFDAANPTDCYRRSESIVPQQALALANSPLAVDQSRQTAARLSAEASDDPAFVAEAYAAILGREPTDSERSACESFLTHQATLLADPEKLSPSPGKAKTAVPPATDANLRARENLVHVLFNHNDFVTVR from the coding sequence ATGAGCTCCCACCTGCGAGCTGACGTGGATTACGACGCTGATATCAAACCACTTTTCCAAGAGAAATGCGGTTCCTGTCATGGCGTCCTCCAACAAGAGGGCGGACTCAGGCTGGATGCTGGGTCCCTGATCCGCGGGGATCACGATCCCAACGGCCTGCTGGATTTCAAACAGCCTTCCGAAAGCGAACTGATTCGACGAGTCACCTCTTCGGATCCCGACGAGCGAATGCCGCCCGCAGGCGAAGGCACGCCGCTATCGGCTCAACAGCTTGAACAGCTGACCCGCTGGATCGAACTCGGCGCCCCCAGCCCGCCGGACGAAGTGATCATGGAATCGCCGTCCCAGCACTGGGCCTACCAAGCTCCCACTCAACCCAAGCTCGCGACCGACGTTCCTGAACCTTGGTCGGCGAACCCCATCGACGCATTGATGTTTGTCCAGTGGCGACAAAGCGGATTGGCTCCCGTTCCACCAGCGGATCCTGCGATTGCTTTGCGACGCCTGCACTTGGACGTGACAGGATTGCCACCGACCCGAGCCGACCAAACTGAGTTCGCAGCCGATTCTTCGAGCGAGGCTTGGCAAGCGCGTGTGGATCGATTGCTGGACGATCCCGCCTATGGAGAAAAGTGGGGACGGCACTGGATGGATGTGTGGCGATACAGCGATTGGGATGGCTACAAAAATGAACTTCGTGGCAGTCAACGACACATCTGGCATTGGCGAGATTGGATCATCGAATCGCTGAACGTGGACAAAGGCTACGACCAAATGATCCATGAAATGGTGGCCGGAGATGAAATCGCCCCGGAAGACCTCGACGTGTTGCGTGCCACCGGGTTCCTGGTTCGGAACTTCCACAAAAGCAATCGAGACATTTGGTTGGACGCGACTGTCGAACACACCGCCAAAGCATTCCTGGGAATGACGATCGCCTGCGCTCGTTGCCATGACCACAAATACGACCCCATCTCGCAGCAAGAGTACTACGCGTTTCGAGCGATCTTCCAACCCCACCAAGTCCGCACCGAACGTTTGCCGGGAGAACCCGACACCGCGAAGCTCGGTCTCCCACGAGTCTATGACGCGGACCTGAACGTTCCGACCTACTTGTACATCCAGGGCAACGAAAAAAATCCAGACAAAGATCATCCAATCGCCCCGTCCGTCCCGGAGATCGTCGAGGTCCCCTTCGCGATCGCACCGGTCGCGTTGCCAGAGCTCGCGTCCAATCCTTTTCTGCGGGACTACATCGAAGCCGAGGAAATGGCCGCTGCAGAACAGAAACTTCAGTCGGCCCTGAAATCACAGCAATCGTCCGGTGACAAACAAGACTCCATCAAACGCCAACAACTCACCGTCGCCGAAGCAAACCTGAAGTCCGTTCGACAACGTTGGGCCGCCACCAAAGCCAAGTTCGCCAGCACGAATTCAAACCATGACGAATCGGCTGCCGATCAAACGTCCCCCAAAGACCTCGCCGTCCAAGCGGCCAAGTCCGAACGAACGCTGCGTTTTCAACAAGCATTGCTCGACGTGCTGAAGCAACGCAACGCGGTGGCGACCGCCAAAGACTCCAAGGAAACAGACGAGACCAAAAAGAAGTCTGCCCTCGATGCGGCCAACAAGAAACTGGCCGAACTCGAGAAGAAGTTGGTCGACGCCTCCGTTCAGCTGGTTGCCCAGGACGGCAAGTTCACCCCGGTGGGCAAGAGCTACCCGACGACCAGCAGCGGACGACGAACGGCACTCGCACACTGGATCACCAATCCCCAAAACCCCCTGACCGCTCGTGTTGCCATCAACCACATCTGGACGCGTTACTTTGGGCAACCGCTGGTTCCAAACCTCGACGACTTTGGTCTCCGATCACCACACCCCCTCCACCACGAACTGCTGGACTGGTTGGCCGTGGAACTGGTCGAAAACAACTGGAGCATGAAGCACATCCATCGACTGATTGTTCAATCTCGCACCTATCAACTCGCCTCGTCAGCGTCGCAAGATTCGGAAACCGCGTTTGCGAAGAACGCCGAGATCGATCCCGACAACTTGCAACTTTGGCGCGCCAACGCGCGCCGTCTGGAGGCCGAACTGGTTCGCGACAATCTGCTTTCGATTGCTGGGACGCTGGACCGATCCAGAGGCGGCCCGGACATCGATTTCAAGAAAGGCGAAACGACGCTGCGACGAAGCGTTTACTTCCGCCATGCCTATGAGAAACAGATGCCAATGCTGGTCATCTTCGACGCGGCCAACCCAACGGATTGCTATCGACGATCGGAAAGCATTGTCCCGCAACAAGCACTGGCGCTCGCCAACAGTCCGCTGGCGGTCGATCAATCTCGCCAGACCGCGGCGCGTCTCAGTGCCGAAGCCAGCGACGATCCCGCGTTCGTCGCGGAAGCCTACGCCGCGATTCTGGGACGCGAACCAACCGACAGTGAACGCTCCGCCTGCGAGTCGTTCTTGACCCACCAAGCAACCTTGCTGGCTGATCCGGAGAAACTCTCTCCTTCTCCCGGGAAGGCGAAAACCGCCGTTCCGCCAGCGACCGATGCGAACCTTCGCGCACGTGAAAACTTGGTTCACGTTCTGTTCAACCACAACGACTTTGTAACGGTGCGATGA
- a CDS encoding DUF1501 domain-containing protein, translating to MSMQFGNKGPHPFSERHRRGFLQDLGLGFGSIALSSLLQGDSVAHGDASAESELKKIAPKAKSVIWLFMIGGASHMETFDPKPQLNKLAGKTIKETPYAKVLESPYLANERVVAFDPNNGFIRNEIYPLQVGYAPRGESGIEISDWFPHVSTCADDLCVIRSMWTEDSNHGAQLQFHTGRHRVDGFFPTIGSWATYGLGSLNENLPQFVVMGTPVADCCGGRECHRANYLGPQFDGIPLDIDSDIPLPYAAPPGGVYQEEQAGEFELLRQLNQISSEQFPNDEALRARVRSYELAFRMQTAVPDVVRLEDETAQTQRAYGLDQPETKVFGRQMLTARRLVEQGVRFVQVYHGSNGGAGQWDNHKGLKAGHTKLCKQTDQPIGALLKDLKQRGLLDETLVVWATEFGRTPGAQSSNGRDHHPYGFSVWMAGGGVKGGMTHGATDEIGFHAVEDRHYVTDIHATILHQLGLNPHELVVPGRQRLEKDFGHVIHDVIA from the coding sequence ATGAGCATGCAATTTGGAAACAAAGGCCCCCATCCATTCTCCGAACGGCACCGCCGTGGCTTTCTGCAAGATCTCGGGCTGGGATTTGGAAGCATTGCACTGTCCAGCCTGCTGCAGGGTGACTCGGTCGCTCACGGCGACGCCAGCGCGGAAAGCGAACTGAAGAAGATCGCCCCGAAAGCCAAGAGCGTGATCTGGCTGTTCATGATCGGCGGCGCCAGCCACATGGAGACCTTTGATCCGAAGCCGCAACTGAACAAACTGGCCGGCAAAACGATCAAGGAAACCCCCTACGCCAAAGTCCTTGAGTCCCCCTACTTGGCCAACGAACGCGTGGTCGCGTTTGACCCCAACAACGGATTCATTCGCAACGAAATCTATCCCCTGCAAGTCGGCTACGCACCGCGTGGCGAAAGCGGGATCGAAATCAGCGATTGGTTCCCGCACGTCAGCACCTGTGCCGATGACCTGTGCGTGATTCGGTCAATGTGGACCGAAGACAGCAACCACGGCGCTCAACTGCAATTTCATACCGGACGCCATCGCGTCGACGGTTTCTTTCCTACCATCGGTTCCTGGGCGACCTATGGACTGGGCTCACTCAACGAAAACCTGCCTCAATTTGTTGTGATGGGAACCCCTGTCGCCGATTGTTGCGGCGGCCGCGAATGCCATCGTGCGAACTACTTGGGCCCGCAATTCGACGGGATTCCGCTGGACATTGATTCAGACATCCCGCTGCCCTATGCGGCACCACCAGGTGGCGTGTACCAGGAAGAGCAAGCCGGCGAGTTTGAACTGCTGCGTCAACTGAATCAGATCTCATCGGAACAATTCCCAAACGACGAAGCCCTGCGGGCCCGAGTCCGTTCCTACGAATTGGCGTTTCGAATGCAAACCGCGGTTCCCGACGTGGTGCGACTGGAAGATGAAACCGCCCAGACTCAGCGAGCGTATGGGCTGGACCAACCCGAGACCAAAGTCTTCGGACGTCAGATGCTGACGGCCCGCCGATTGGTCGAACAAGGCGTTCGGTTTGTCCAGGTTTACCACGGCAGCAACGGCGGGGCAGGGCAGTGGGACAACCACAAAGGCCTGAAAGCCGGACACACCAAACTGTGCAAGCAAACCGACCAACCGATTGGTGCCTTGCTGAAAGATCTGAAACAACGCGGGCTGCTGGACGAAACCCTGGTCGTCTGGGCGACCGAGTTCGGGCGAACTCCTGGTGCCCAATCATCCAACGGTCGTGATCATCACCCCTACGGATTCAGTGTTTGGATGGCAGGCGGTGGAGTGAAGGGTGGCATGACGCACGGGGCCACCGATGAGATTGGATTTCACGCCGTTGAAGACCGCCACTATGTGACCGACATCCACGCCACGATTTTGCACCAACTGGGACTGAACCCGCACGAGTTGGTCGTTCCCGGTCGACAACGACTGGAAAAAGATTTCGGTCACGTCATCCACGACGTGATTGCCTAA
- a CDS encoding Gfo/Idh/MocA family protein — MTDRRSFLSTTLAAGAALATPAFVSSQALGAGDSVAASERITLGVIGIGPRCTYDLKAILKLKDVQCVAIADVQQSRRDAGKKLVDDHYGNQDCTLYHDFRELLARDDIDAVLIATGDRWHAAASILAAEAGKDVYSEKPCGITIRDCQLLDETFQRTGRIFQAGTQRRSVPNFIQAVQVAQSGKLGELKELQATAYLPTLDNTWLPAQPTPDNAVCNWNMWLGPAPWRPFNQKYVDGGWRGQYDFDSGARLLDWGAHTLDLCQWAAGADDTMPVKYEPSQTAITCTYANGVRLTVDFLEEPFGDRSPRWLTRLGTCPVRFIGDDGSVETGDEGEIVASSPTLQKELASNQRVRGLDVTAHARNFFDCIKSREQTTCNSTVMRRSHVACHAAALSWILNRTLAIDPATETFVDDDEANRLRSRAKRDWT; from the coding sequence ATGACCGATCGACGCAGCTTTCTGTCCACCACGCTGGCCGCTGGGGCGGCTCTTGCAACTCCCGCTTTCGTTTCCTCTCAGGCACTCGGGGCTGGCGATTCTGTCGCAGCGTCGGAACGGATCACGCTGGGGGTGATTGGGATCGGCCCTCGGTGCACCTACGATCTGAAAGCGATTTTGAAGCTCAAGGATGTGCAATGTGTCGCCATCGCTGACGTGCAACAGTCACGGCGTGATGCGGGAAAGAAGTTGGTGGACGACCATTACGGCAATCAAGACTGCACGCTCTATCATGATTTTCGAGAATTGCTGGCGCGGGATGATATCGATGCGGTCTTGATCGCAACCGGCGATCGTTGGCATGCTGCCGCATCGATTTTGGCCGCGGAGGCTGGCAAAGACGTCTACAGCGAAAAGCCGTGTGGGATCACCATTCGTGATTGCCAGTTGCTCGACGAGACCTTCCAGCGAACCGGCCGAATCTTTCAGGCGGGCACGCAGCGACGGAGTGTGCCGAACTTCATCCAAGCCGTTCAAGTGGCTCAGTCGGGAAAGCTCGGCGAGCTCAAAGAATTGCAGGCCACCGCTTACTTGCCAACGTTGGACAACACTTGGTTGCCTGCTCAACCGACACCGGACAACGCCGTTTGCAATTGGAACATGTGGTTGGGCCCCGCCCCGTGGCGTCCGTTCAACCAGAAGTACGTGGACGGTGGTTGGCGTGGTCAGTATGACTTTGATAGCGGAGCACGGTTGTTGGATTGGGGGGCTCACACGCTGGATCTTTGCCAATGGGCCGCAGGCGCCGATGACACAATGCCAGTGAAGTATGAGCCTTCGCAAACCGCGATCACTTGCACTTATGCCAACGGTGTTCGCTTGACGGTGGATTTCTTAGAAGAACCGTTTGGTGATCGCAGCCCGCGTTGGCTGACTCGGTTGGGGACTTGCCCGGTGCGGTTCATCGGTGACGATGGTTCCGTCGAAACGGGCGATGAAGGCGAGATCGTGGCCTCCTCACCTACCCTGCAAAAAGAACTGGCGAGCAATCAGCGTGTGCGTGGTTTGGACGTCACCGCCCATGCACGGAACTTCTTTGATTGCATCAAGAGTCGGGAACAAACCACCTGCAATTCAACCGTCATGCGTCGGTCGCACGTTGCCTGCCACGCCGCAGCGCTGTCTTGGATCTTGAACCGCACGCTTGCGATTGACCCTGCAACGGAGACGTTCGTGGATGACGACGAGGCCAACCGTCTGCGCAGTCGTGCCAAGCGAGACTGGACCTGA
- the nagA gene encoding N-acetylglucosamine-6-phosphate deacetylase — MPQLCFLNGTAVLPDRLLPNAVVLCRDERITYVGTARSRVPASAKIIDAKGGYICPGFVDIHIHGGGGADVMDGTREAVHTVCQSHARHGTTTLFPTTSTGTDAQIHAMLAACGEVRDAWDIGSGCKIGGVHLYGPYFAKGKTGCHDESVCRAPRAAEYRRYFDTGMVGVATCAAELPGAAAFYRHATERGCLVTCGHSNSSWNEMDAGFKNGMRHVDHFWCAMSNVSSVRKRLGAPMQGSMLEYVLSNPEMSTEVIADGMHLAPELLSFAWRMKGSERLCLVTDCNRALDMPPGKYRFGPEADGSWFTSDGQVGWASPGSLASSVMGMDHMVRTMHKLGNVPLQDAVRMATLTPAERTGIDQQVGSLTAGKQADIVLLSKTLKVKQVHINGERCSTSR; from the coding sequence GTGCCCCAACTCTGCTTTCTCAACGGCACCGCGGTTTTGCCTGACCGGTTGCTTCCCAATGCGGTCGTCCTCTGTCGAGATGAGCGAATCACGTACGTCGGAACCGCTCGTTCGCGTGTCCCCGCCTCGGCGAAGATCATCGATGCGAAGGGTGGCTACATTTGCCCGGGCTTTGTCGACATTCACATTCATGGTGGAGGCGGTGCCGACGTGATGGACGGCACTCGAGAAGCGGTCCACACCGTTTGCCAATCCCATGCTCGCCACGGAACAACGACTCTGTTTCCAACCACCAGCACCGGAACAGACGCTCAAATCCACGCGATGCTGGCGGCCTGCGGCGAAGTCCGTGACGCCTGGGACATCGGCTCCGGCTGCAAGATCGGCGGCGTCCATCTGTATGGCCCGTACTTCGCCAAAGGCAAGACCGGCTGTCACGACGAGTCTGTTTGCCGGGCTCCCAGAGCCGCCGAATACCGCCGCTACTTTGACACCGGTATGGTCGGGGTTGCAACCTGCGCGGCGGAACTGCCGGGAGCGGCGGCGTTTTATCGACACGCGACCGAACGGGGCTGCTTGGTGACCTGCGGTCATTCCAATTCCAGTTGGAACGAGATGGACGCTGGATTCAAAAATGGGATGCGACACGTCGACCATTTCTGGTGCGCGATGAGCAACGTGTCTTCGGTACGCAAACGACTCGGGGCCCCAATGCAAGGCAGCATGCTGGAGTACGTGTTGTCCAACCCCGAAATGAGCACCGAGGTCATCGCCGATGGCATGCACCTGGCACCGGAACTCCTGAGCTTTGCCTGGCGGATGAAAGGCAGCGAGCGATTGTGTTTGGTCACCGACTGCAACCGAGCCCTCGACATGCCGCCAGGGAAATATCGATTTGGCCCGGAAGCGGACGGATCTTGGTTCACCAGCGACGGCCAAGTTGGCTGGGCGTCGCCCGGTTCCCTGGCCAGTTCCGTGATGGGGATGGACCACATGGTTCGCACGATGCACAAGCTCGGAAACGTTCCTCTGCAAGACGCCGTTCGCATGGCCACCCTGACTCCCGCCGAGCGAACCGGCATCGACCAACAAGTCGGCAGCCTCACCGCCGGCAAACAAGCCGACATCGTCTTGCTGAGCAAAACCTTGAAAGTGAAACAGGTCCATATCAATGGAGAGCGTTGCTCAACAAGTCGCTGA
- a CDS encoding DUF3500 domain-containing protein codes for MRNMNRPSHFPRWIAVATAFIFCSTVLSSLHAQRPGGRRAAPTVDEPFVGITTSDGLQKGLFSIESTGVTTEPVRVAADAFLAGLTDQQRERTVFPVDDTEWRKWDNRHSPKRQGVGFDEMTQAQRTLAFEMLQQSLSAKGLKKTQDIMKLNGTLGELAKKPQEYNEWLYWITVMGKPSETEPWGWQLDGHHVVINYFVLGDQVVMSPVFMGSEPVEAKQGKFAGTIVMQDEQDKGLSLIQMLNDEQRSEAIIMNRKDGNNNLTEAYKDNVKLDHAGIVGAKLDDTQQQALLQLIEEYVGNMREGHAKVRMSEVKQHLDETYFAWIGGTTDQSVYYYRVHSPVVLIEFDHQRRVAPFRTSEPTRDHIHTVIRTPNGNDYGKDILRQHYESHSH; via the coding sequence TTGAGAAACATGAATCGACCGTCACATTTCCCCCGTTGGATCGCAGTCGCCACCGCATTTATTTTCTGCTCAACCGTCCTTTCGAGCCTCCACGCTCAACGCCCAGGCGGGCGACGGGCTGCTCCCACGGTCGACGAACCTTTTGTTGGTATCACGACCTCGGACGGCTTGCAGAAAGGGCTGTTCTCCATCGAGTCCACCGGTGTCACAACGGAACCCGTGCGTGTCGCAGCCGACGCTTTCCTGGCCGGATTGACCGACCAACAACGGGAACGAACGGTCTTCCCCGTCGACGACACGGAATGGAGAAAGTGGGACAACCGACACAGCCCCAAACGCCAGGGTGTGGGCTTCGACGAAATGACGCAGGCACAACGAACGCTGGCCTTCGAAATGCTTCAGCAAAGCCTCAGCGCCAAAGGGCTGAAGAAAACCCAAGACATCATGAAGCTGAACGGAACGCTCGGTGAGCTGGCGAAGAAGCCCCAAGAATACAACGAGTGGCTTTACTGGATCACCGTCATGGGGAAACCATCCGAAACGGAACCCTGGGGATGGCAACTCGATGGGCATCACGTCGTCATCAATTACTTCGTCTTAGGCGACCAAGTCGTGATGAGTCCGGTCTTCATGGGTTCCGAACCCGTCGAGGCCAAGCAAGGCAAATTCGCGGGAACGATCGTGATGCAGGACGAGCAAGACAAGGGCTTGAGTCTGATCCAAATGCTGAACGATGAGCAGCGTTCCGAAGCGATCATCATGAATCGCAAGGACGGCAACAACAATCTGACGGAAGCCTACAAGGACAATGTCAAACTGGACCACGCGGGAATCGTTGGGGCCAAACTCGATGACACCCAACAGCAAGCGTTGCTGCAATTGATCGAAGAGTACGTCGGCAACATGCGAGAAGGACACGCAAAGGTCCGCATGTCCGAGGTGAAGCAGCACCTCGACGAAACCTACTTTGCCTGGATCGGCGGAACGACCGACCAAAGCGTGTACTACTATCGCGTCCACAGCCCGGTGGTCTTGATCGAGTTCGACCACCAACGCCGCGTCGCTCCGTTTCGAACGTCCGAACCGACGCGGGATCACATTCACACCGTCATCCGAACACCGAACGGCAACGACTACGGAAAAGACATCCTACGCCAGCACTACGAATCGCATTCGCACTGA
- a CDS encoding THUMP domain-containing class I SAM-dependent RNA methyltransferase — protein MENKQSESIAPPPPAAPQSFDLIVPCAFGLEAIVKRELKGLGIEATISDSGRVSFRGTPEMVCQANLWLRTADRILIRVAEFPAADFDALFETTRQINWGKLLPADAAFPVTGRSIKSTLTSVPACQRSVKKAIVDAMMRDHRTSELPETGPLYKVDVAIVKDVATLTIDTTGRSLHRRGYRTHISSAPLKETLASAMVLLSYWRSGRPLIDPFCGSGTIPIEAARIGRNLAPGLEREFACQAWPNFSAELWSDTRATAANQSLPPLEEKLLGSDIDGRVLTAARDNAIRAGVQDDIHFQAMPVHEISSSKRFGCLITNPPYGQRIGPGHSSRFDAADHDDQDSEGPEDWELDELYESLPQVFEKLPTWSRYILTAYPNFERAMGRSANRRRKLYNGRIECTYYQYQGPKPYASDRPATEKSPPPAEPTTSEPTKSESNTSEPATPEPAEPKPKSPWPKSPPNS, from the coding sequence ATGGAAAATAAACAAAGCGAATCGATCGCTCCGCCCCCCCCAGCCGCTCCACAGTCATTTGACCTGATTGTCCCCTGTGCGTTTGGTCTGGAAGCAATCGTCAAACGGGAACTGAAAGGCCTGGGCATCGAGGCCACCATCAGTGATTCCGGACGCGTTTCGTTCCGGGGCACACCCGAGATGGTTTGCCAAGCCAATCTGTGGCTCCGGACGGCCGACCGGATTCTGATCCGCGTCGCTGAGTTCCCCGCCGCTGATTTTGATGCTTTGTTCGAAACAACCCGTCAGATCAACTGGGGAAAGCTGCTCCCCGCCGACGCTGCGTTTCCCGTCACCGGCCGCTCCATCAAGTCGACGCTGACCAGCGTTCCTGCCTGCCAGAGGAGCGTCAAGAAAGCCATCGTCGACGCGATGATGCGAGACCACCGAACCAGTGAATTGCCCGAAACCGGACCGCTCTACAAAGTCGACGTGGCAATCGTGAAAGACGTCGCCACATTGACGATCGACACGACCGGCCGCAGCCTGCATCGCCGGGGATACCGAACTCACATTTCGTCGGCCCCTCTGAAAGAAACCTTGGCGTCCGCCATGGTCTTGCTGAGCTACTGGAGATCCGGTCGTCCTCTGATCGACCCATTCTGTGGCAGCGGCACAATCCCAATTGAAGCAGCCCGAATCGGTCGCAATCTGGCCCCGGGGCTCGAGCGAGAATTTGCGTGCCAAGCCTGGCCCAATTTCTCGGCCGAACTCTGGTCCGACACCCGTGCCACGGCGGCCAATCAAAGCCTGCCGCCGCTGGAAGAAAAGCTTTTGGGCAGCGACATCGATGGCCGCGTCCTGACCGCCGCCCGAGACAACGCAATTCGCGCCGGTGTTCAAGATGACATTCATTTCCAAGCCATGCCGGTTCACGAAATCAGCAGCAGCAAACGCTTCGGCTGCCTGATCACCAACCCGCCCTACGGCCAACGCATCGGACCCGGCCATTCGTCGCGTTTCGATGCCGCCGATCATGACGACCAAGACAGCGAAGGACCTGAGGATTGGGAACTCGACGAGTTGTACGAATCATTGCCCCAAGTCTTTGAGAAGCTGCCCACGTGGTCACGCTATATCTTGACCGCGTACCCGAATTTCGAACGGGCGATGGGCCGCTCGGCGAATCGCCGGCGAAAACTTTACAACGGCCGCATCGAATGCACGTACTACCAATACCAAGGCCCCAAGCCTTACGCGAGCGACCGACCAGCCACCGAGAAGTCTCCGCCACCTGCTGAGCCCACCACGAGCGAGCCGACGAAGAGCGAGTCCAACACGAGCGAACCCGCCACGCCGGAACCGGCCGAACCCAAACCCAAATCACCTTGGCCAAAATCGCCACCGAACTCGTGA
- a CDS encoding TlpA family protein disulfide reductase, whose protein sequence is MRLRKFLAIGLLTAPLSLGFVFPTMSSGQDSTDAPDKISKDVAELEPEVLSVPEQILQLVKEGKPAEAAKVLETAMESDAVAENLKPLHQTIATGFVRARQYDKAMAQFGAAVEFELERTDSPSSAMQLSNLIRQVNVYGLPAAQPELVAQWSDKAIAKVQALEAEHPIEIQTPLSRLIQVRVSMLAREDEEAARKMLAKQVAKLEEINATEDRSEKISVELINLLTTQARLFEDEDGQERVASAFAEALDAYPESSVLMGQYASNEYSVISGLARVSPDEAIERMEAAVAKLTPYEENRSVELTLRRIKSLESRIESTRKQLEMIGQPAPPLDIDGWANADGIEVEDLDGKVVLYDFWAIWCGPCIATFPHLREFREEFGDQGFEVVGITRYYGYTWDEESGKAVNGSEDPTPEEEREAIAKFLQSKDMEHPTIVTPKETEMQSNFGVTGIPHAVLVDREGKVQMIKVGSGQANADALHAKIKELVGDAS, encoded by the coding sequence ATGCGTTTGCGAAAGTTCCTGGCCATCGGCTTGTTGACTGCACCGTTGAGCCTCGGGTTTGTCTTCCCGACAATGTCGTCCGGGCAAGACTCGACCGACGCTCCCGACAAAATCTCCAAAGATGTTGCCGAACTGGAGCCCGAGGTCCTCTCGGTGCCTGAGCAAATCCTTCAGTTGGTGAAGGAGGGGAAGCCGGCAGAGGCGGCCAAGGTTCTGGAGACCGCGATGGAATCGGATGCTGTCGCGGAGAATCTGAAACCATTGCATCAAACGATTGCGACGGGCTTTGTTCGGGCACGCCAATACGACAAGGCGATGGCGCAGTTTGGGGCCGCGGTTGAATTCGAACTGGAGCGGACGGATTCGCCTTCCTCCGCGATGCAGCTTTCCAATTTGATCCGGCAAGTCAATGTCTATGGTCTGCCTGCCGCACAACCCGAATTGGTTGCTCAGTGGTCCGACAAAGCCATTGCAAAGGTGCAGGCGTTGGAGGCAGAGCATCCGATCGAAATCCAAACGCCTCTCTCTCGCCTGATCCAAGTTCGTGTCTCCATGTTAGCGCGGGAGGATGAAGAAGCCGCCCGGAAGATGCTGGCAAAACAGGTTGCGAAGTTGGAAGAAATCAACGCGACCGAGGATCGATCGGAGAAGATCTCGGTTGAGTTGATCAATCTGCTGACCACCCAAGCTCGTTTGTTCGAGGATGAGGATGGGCAGGAGCGTGTCGCATCTGCTTTCGCAGAAGCCTTGGACGCCTATCCAGAATCCTCCGTTTTGATGGGGCAGTACGCGAGCAACGAATACTCGGTGATCAGCGGACTCGCTCGGGTCAGTCCCGATGAGGCGATCGAACGCATGGAAGCTGCGGTTGCGAAGTTGACGCCCTACGAAGAAAACCGCAGCGTCGAGTTGACACTACGCCGAATCAAGTCGTTGGAAAGTCGGATCGAGTCGACCCGAAAGCAACTGGAAATGATTGGCCAACCTGCTCCGCCACTGGACATTGACGGATGGGCCAACGCTGATGGAATCGAAGTGGAGGACTTGGATGGCAAAGTTGTCCTGTATGACTTTTGGGCGATCTGGTGTGGTCCTTGCATCGCGACCTTCCCTCACTTGCGAGAATTCCGCGAAGAGTTCGGCGATCAAGGTTTTGAAGTCGTTGGGATCACCCGGTATTACGGCTACACGTGGGATGAAGAAAGCGGCAAGGCGGTGAACGGATCCGAGGATCCAACGCCGGAAGAGGAACGCGAGGCAATCGCGAAATTCTTGCAATCCAAGGACATGGAACACCCCACCATCGTCACCCCCAAGGAAACCGAGATGCAATCCAACTTCGGCGTGACGGGTATCCCGCATGCGGTGCTGGTTGATCGCGAAGGCAAGGTGCAGATGATCAAGGTTGGCAGTGGGCAAGCCAATGCGGACGCACTGCACGCCAAGATCAAAGAGTTGGTGGGGGATGCGTCCTGA